A genomic stretch from Campylobacter lari subsp. concheus includes:
- a CDS encoding exporting protein: MILRLLLSLFLIFNFLKAEVFFDYTYKFTLSKDEKASVKIKEIDYPDEIYYFDFSWTLFDQTNIIVHSKYKKYPRQFVMSLRRNLNWVDQTLVPDYKNPHIDRARLILEFSDFKKGKAIFTVYIEDRDKKLEVEFLDPRKATLNQN, translated from the coding sequence TTGATTTTGCGTTTACTTTTATCTTTATTTTTGATCTTTAATTTTTTAAAGGCTGAAGTATTTTTTGATTATACTTATAAATTTACCTTAAGTAAAGATGAAAAAGCAAGTGTAAAAATAAAAGAAATTGATTATCCTGATGAGATTTATTATTTTGACTTCTCATGGACTTTATTTGATCAAACCAATATCATCGTTCATTCAAAGTATAAAAAATATCCTAGGCAATTTGTGATGTCTTTAAGAAGAAATTTAAACTGGGTAGATCAAACCTTAGTACCTGATTATAAAAATCCTCATATAGATAGAGCAAGATTGATACTTGAATTTAGTGATTTTAAAAAAGGTAAAGCTATTTTTACTGTGTATATAGAAGATAGAGATAAGAAATTAGAAGTAGAATTTTTAGACCCTAGAAAAGCCACTCTTAATCAAAACTAA